Sequence from the Acidimicrobiia bacterium genome:
CAACCGGCCCAAAGATGCGGGTACCGCGGGGCTGCTGCTGCTCGTTGAGGATCACACATGCGTTGTCGTCGAAGCGGATGTAGGTGCCATCGGCGCGGCGTCGCTCCTTGTGGGTGCGGACCACTACGGCCTGGACCACTTCACCGCGCTTGACCGTGCCGCCGGGGATGGCGTCTTTGACGGTGGCAACGATGACGTCGCCGATTCCTGCGTAGCGACGGCCGGAGCCGCCCAGCACGCGAATGCAGAGGACTTCACGGGCACCCGTGTTGTCGGCCACCTTGAGGCGCGATTCCTGGCCGATCATCTCGCCCTCTCCACGATCTCGATGACACGCCACCGCTTCGTCTTCGACAGCGGACGCGTCTCCATCACCTTCACCGTGTCGCCGACCCGAGCCTCATTCGCCTCGTCATGGGCATGGAGGCGCTTCGAGGAGCGAACGGTCTTCTGATACATCACGTGACGGGTCGAATCGGCGATCTCCACGGTCACGGTCTTGTCCCGGCCGTCGGAGATGACGATCCCCGTCCGAATCTTGCGGGTGGCGCGATCAGTCATCGCCCTGCTCCTTGATCTCGTAGTAGGCCTCGATCTCCTGCTCGCGCATGATCGTGGCGATGCGGGCGGCCTCGCGACGAATCGTCCGCAGTCGGGCGGTGTTGTCCAGCTGGTTGGTGGCCACCTGGAAACGGAGGTTGAAGAGCTCTTCCTTGGCTGCGTCGAGCTTTCCCTTGAGCTCGTCGTAGGGGAGGTCGCGCAGGTCGGCGGGCTTCACTGCTCCTCCCTCTTCACGAACTTGGTGCGGATCGGCAGCTTGTGACCGGCGAGACGCATGGCCTCGCGCGCCAGGTCCTCCGGCACGCCGGCCAGTTCGAACATCACCCGGCCGGGGCGCACCACGGCCACCCAGAACTCGGGGTTGCCCTTGCCGGATCCCATGCGGGTCTCGGCCGGCTTCTGGGTCACCGGCTTGTGCGGGAAGATGTTGATCCAGACCTTGCCGCCACGCTTGATGTAGCGAGTCATGGCGACTCGGGCGGACTCGATCTGGCGCGAGGTGATCCACCCCGGCTCGAGCGCCTGGAGGCCGTAGTCGCCAAAGTAGACCTGGGTACCACCCTTGGCGGCACCACGCATGTGGCCCCGCTGTTCCTTGCGCCACTTGGAGCGCTTGGGCATCAACATGGGCTACTCCTGCTCCTCTTCAGCAACGGCGGAGTCGGCGGTCTCGGCGGCGGTCTCGGCCTCCGTGGCGGCCGCGGCGACGTTCTTCTCTTCGAGCACGATGTCTTCGTCGGACACGTCGAGCGTCTCCCCGGCGGTCTCACGCTCCTCCTCGAGATCGGAGAGGGCGGATTCGGCGTCGACGCGACGGGTGGGCCCAGGCTCGGGCCGACGGCCGCCACCGGCCTCGACCAGGCGCTTGCCGCCACCGGCCTCGACCAGGCGCTTGCCGCCACCGGCCTCGATGAGCCCGCGGGGGCGCTCGCCGGCTGCCTGCTCGGCCCGCGCCTTAGCCGGGGCACGGCGCGAAGCCGGTCCTCCGGTGGCCAGCGCGGCCTCGGCGGCGATCTTCTCGCGCGTCGCCGACAGCGACGGCACGACGTCGCCCTTGTAGACCCAAACCTTGATTCCGATGGAGCCGACGGTGGTGGCGGCTGTGGCGAGGCCGAAGTCGACGTCGGCGCGGAGGGTCTGCAGCGGAACCCGACCCTCGCGGTACCACTCACGGCGACCCATGTCGGAGCCGCCGAGGCGGCCGGAGGCCTGCACCCTTACGCCCTGGGCGCCCGCCTTCATCGCCGTCTGGACGGCACGCTTCATCGCCCGGCGGAAAGACACCCTGCCCTGGAGTTGGTCGGCGATACCACGCGCCAAGAGCTGCGCATCTGTCTCAGGATCCTGCACCTCGATCACGTTGATCTTGATCTCGCGCTTGGTGAGGCTCTCGAGCATGGTACGGAGACGGTCCACTTCGGTGCCGCTGCGGCCGATCACCACGCCGGGGCGGGCGGTGTGGATGTCGATCTGAACCTTCTTGTCGCCGATCCGCTCGATCTCGACGCGCGACACCGCACCACGCTGCATCTCGTCGGAGAGCAGCTTGCGGATCCGGGCATCCTCGAGCACCTGCGATGCGTAGTCCTTCTCGCTGTACCAGCGCGACTTCCAGTCGGTGACGATGCCGAGGCGGAGCCCGTACGGGTGGATCTTCTGGCCCATTAGGACTCCTCTGCGTTTCTCTGGTCGCCAACCACGATCGTGATGTGGCTGGTCCGCTTCAAGATCTGGGTGGCGCGGCCGCGGGCGCGTGCCTTGATGCGCTTGAGGGTCGGCCCCTCATCGGCGAAGGCCTCGACGACGCGGAGTTCGGCTGCGTCGAGGGCATGGTTGTGGAAGGCGTTGGCGATGGCCGACTCGAGAACCTTCCGAACCGGATCGGCGGCGCGGCGGTTGGTGAAGTCGAGCACCTGGCGGGCCTCCTCCACCGGCAAGCCACGGACGATGTCGAGCACTTGCCGGACCTTGAAGGGTGACTGCCGGATGTACGAGGCGCGGGCTTGCACGTTCATTGCTTCCTCGCTGCACGGGCACCCGCGTGGCCGCGGAAGGTACGGGTGGGGGCAAACTCGCCGAGTTTGTGCCCCACCATCGACTCGGTGATGTACACCGGCACGTGCTTGCGCCCGTCGTGGACGGCCAGCGTCTGGCCGACCATCTCGGGAATGATCGTGGACCGACGGCTCCAGGTGCGAATGACGCGCTTGTCCCCGCTCTTGGCGGCACGCTCGACCTTGGCGACGAGGTGCTGATCCACAAAGGGACCCTTCTTCAGGCTCCGTGCCATCGGCTACCTCTTCCCCTTCTTCGAACGGCGTCGGACGATCAACTTGTCGCTCCCCTTGTTCTTCTTCCGGGTGCGACCCTCCGGCTTGCCCCAAGGGCTCACCGGGTGGCGGCCACCGCTCGACTTACCTTCGCCGCCCCCCAGGGGGTGGTCGACGGGGTTCATCGCCACACCGCGGCTCTGCGGACGAACGCCCTGCCAGCGCTTCTGACCCGCCTTGCCGCTCTTGACCAACTCCGCTTCCGGGTTGCCCACCTGCCCGACGGTTGCCCGGCAGTCGAGGGGCACGTTGCGAATCTCTCCCGAGGGGAGCCGAAGCAGGGCGAACCCGGCCTCTTTGGCGATCAACTGGATCGAGGTCCCCGCGGAGCGACCGAGCTTGGCACCGCCGCCGGGCCTCATCTCGACAGCATGCACCAGAGTTCCTGCCGGGATGTTCCGCAGCGGGAGGGCGTTGCCGGGCTTGATCTCCGCCCCCGGCCCCGACTCCACCCGGTCACCAACGGTGAGGCGGAGCGGCGCGAGGATATACCGCTTCTCCCCGTCGTGGTAATTGAGCAGGGCGATGCGGGAGTTCCGGTTCGGGTCGTACTCGATCGAGGCGACGCTGGCGGGTATCCCGTCCTTGTTGCGGCGGAAGTCGATGATGCGATAACGCCGCTTGTGGCCCCCGCCGCGGTGCCGCGAAGTGACCCGCCCGTAGGAGTTGCGGCCACCGGTACCGGCCTGCTTGTCGATGAGGCTCTTCTCGGGCGTGCTGGTGGTGACGTCGGAGAAATCCGAAACAGTCCGAAACCGCCGCCCCGGCGAAGTGGGTTTGTACTTCTTAACGGCCATCAGAAAGTCTCCAGTCTCCAGTCTCCAGTCTCCAGTCCATCAGCGGTTCTGCTGGTGACTGGTGACTGGGGACTGGTGCCCCTGATCGCAATATGAGTGTGAGTGCGTCCGTACATCGTCATACCCCGAAAATATCTATCTCTTGGCCCTCGGCGAGGGTTACCAGTGCCCTCTTGGAGGCGGCGCGCTTGCCGATCGTGTAACCGGTGCGCTTCCGCTTGCCTTTGCGGTTCATGGTGTTGACCCGCACCACCTTCACGTTGAAGATCTGCTCGACCGCCTCTTTGATCTCGGTCTTGGTGGTGCGCCGGTCGACGATGAAGGTGTAGGTGTTGTCGTCCTCGATCTGGTCGTAGGACTTCTCCGAAACCACCGGCTCGATGATCAAGTCACGGGGGTTCTTCACGATTCACCTCCGGCGTCGTCGGCGACGGCTGAGGCAGTGGCGGCGCCCGCCCCGACACTCTGGATCGTGTCGGACGTGAAAATGAGGGTCTCGGCCCAGAGCACGTCGTAGGTGTTGAGCTGGTCGGGGGTGATCACGAGCACCTGCGGAAGGTTGCGCACCGACTGCGCAACGACGCCGTCAGACGCCTCGACCACGATGGCGACCTTGCCCTCGACACCCATGCCGGCGAGCAGGGCGGCAGCCGACTTGGTCTTCGGTGCCTCCCACTCGATCGAGTCGACGATCCGGATCTCGCCATCCCCGGCGCGAGTCGAGAGAGCGCTGTAGAGGGCGAGCCGACGCATCTTCTTCGGGGTGCGCTGGGAGTAGTCGCGCGGTTTGGGGCCGTGCACGACGCCGCCGCCGCGCCACTGAGGTGAACGGATAGAGCCATGCCGGGCCCGACCCAGACCCTTCTGGCGCCACGGCTTCTTGCCACCGCCGCGAACCTCGGCCCGCGTCTTGGTGTTGGCGGAGCCCGACCGGAGTGCGGCCAACTGGGCCGTCACCACCTGGTGCATCACGGGGAGGTTCGGCTCGATGCCGAAGATCGAGGCATCGAGCTTCATCTCCCCGGTCTGCTTACCGGAAGAGTCGTACTTGCGCGCGACCGGTGCGTCAGCCAATTGCCTTCACCGCCTCCCGAACGAGCAAGACCGCGCCCTTCGCCCCGGGAACGGCGCCCCGCAACATCAGGAGTCCGCGCTTGGCGTCGACTTCGACGACTTCGAGGTTGAGGATCGTGGTTTTCTCGCCGCCCATGCGGCCCGGCAGCTTCATGCCCTTGAACACCCGCGAGGGAGTGGCGCAAGCGCCGATGGAGCCAGGGGCGCGATGCACCCGATGGGTGCCGTGGCTGGCGCCCTGACCGGCGAAATTGTGGCGCTTGATGACGCCCTGGAAGCCCTTGCCGCGGCTCACGCCGGCGACATCGGCCCGACTGCCCTTGACGAGGACGTCGGCGATGCTGATCTCCTGGCCGAGCTTGTAGGCGTCGGCATCATCCACCCGCACTTCGACCAGGTGACGGTGAGGGGTGAGCCCGGCGCGCTTGAAGTGACCAGCGGTGGGCTTGTTGGCCCGTCGCTCGGGCATCTCGCGGTAGGCGATCTGAATGGCGGCGTACCCGTCGGTCTCGGGACGCTTGATCTGGACGACGCGACAAGGCCCGGCCTTGATGACGGTCACCGGCACTGCCTGTGACTCGTCATCGAAGATCTGGGTCATCCCCAGCTTCTCGCCGAGAATCGCTTTCACGTCTTGATCTCCACTTCCACCCCGGCCGGCAGGTCGAGCCGCATGAGGGAGTCGACCGTCTTTGCGGTCGGCTCGAGGATGTCCAGCAGACGCTTGTGGATCCGCATCTCGAAGTGCTCACGCGAATCCTTGTGGACGTGCGGGCCGCGGACAACGCAGTAGCGATGGATTTCCGTAGGCAACGGCAGCGGGCCCCTGATCTTCGCCTGAGTCCGAATGACCGTCTCGGCGATCTTGCGCGCCGACTCATCGACCACCTCGTGGTCGTAGGCCTTGAGTCGAATCCGGATCCGATGCTCCTTCTCGACCTTCTCGACCTTGGGAGCGGCCGCCGCCTTTGCCTTCGCAGGCGCCGCCTTCGAAGCAGCGGGCTTCGCAGCCGTCTCGGCCTTAGGAGCCGCGTCGGCCTTCGGAGCCGCCTCGGCGGGCGCGTCAGCCTTGGGAGCCTTCTCAGCCTTAGGAGCCGCCTCAGCCTCCGCCGCCTTGGCGGCCTTCGCGGGCGCCTTGGCGGCCTTCGCGGGCGCCTTGGCGGCCTTCGCGGGCGCCTTGGCCTTCGCGGGCGCCTTGGCCTTCGCGGGCGCGTCAGCCTTCGGCGCCTTGGCCTTCGGAGCCTTCACGGCCTTGGCGGGCGCGTCGGCCTTCGCAGCCTTCGCGGCCTTCGAAGGCGCGTCAGCGTCGAGAGCCTTATCCGCCTGAGCGTCCTCTTCAGCCATTCTCTTCTTCTCTTCTCTGTTCTTGTCTTGTCTTACTGGTGACTGGCGACTGGTGACTGGTGACTATTTGATGATCTTGACGACGCGGCCGGCGCCGACGGTGCGGCCACCCTCACGGATCGCGAACCGCAAACCATCTTCCATCGCGATCGCGTGGATCAACTCCACCGTCATCTCCGTGTTGTCACCCGGCATCACCATCTGCGTCCCCTCCGGCAACGTGATCGAACCAGTGATATCCGTCGTCCGGAAATAGAACTGCGGCCGATACCCCGAGAAGAACGGGTTATGACGCCCCCCCTCCTCCTTCGTCAACACATACACCTGCGCCGAGAAATCGGTATGAGGAGTAATCGACCCAGGCGCACACACCACCTGACCCCGCTCCACATCCTCCTTACCAATCCCCCGCAGGAGAAGCCCCACGTTGTCGCCAGCCCGCGCCTCATCCAACAACTTGCGGAACATCTCAACCCCAGTCACCGTCGTCTTCTGCGTCGCCCGGATCCCCACAATCTCCGCCTCCGCCCCCACCCGCAAAATCCCCTGCTCCACCCGACCAGTCACCACCGTCCCCCGACCCGTAATCGAAAACACGTCCTCGATCGGCATCTGGAACGGCTTATCCACATCCCGCTCCGGCTCCGGGATATACGAATCCACCGCCGCCATCAACTCCATCACCTGACCCGCAGCCTCCCCATCACCCTCCAACGCCTTCAACGCCGAACCCCGCACCACCGGCACCTCATCACCCGGATACTCATACTCCGTCAACAAATCCCGCACCTCCAACTCCACCAGATCAAGAAGCTCGGGATCATCGACCATGTCCACCTTGTTCAAGAACACCACAATGAACGGCACCCCCACCTGCCGAGCCAACAACACATGCTCCCGAGTCTGCGGCATCGGACCATCCGCCGCCGACACCACCAGAATCGCACCATCCACCTGCGCCGCACCCGTAATCATGTTCTTCACATAATCCGCATGACCCGGCATATCCACATGCGCATAATGACGATTCGCCGTCTCATACTCCACATGCGCAATCGCAATCGTGATACCCCGCTCACGCTCCTCCGGCGCCTTATCAATCTCATCAAACGCCGTAAACCGATTCGACCCACCCACCCCCGACTCCGCCAACACCTTCGTGATCGCAGCAGTCAACGTCGTCTTCCCATGATCAATATGACCCATCGTCCCCACATTCACATGCGGCTTCGACCGCTCAAACTTCTCCTTACCCATGGGTCACATCCTCCTGATCATTCCCCGCGGACCTTCGCCACGAGTTCGTTGGCGATGTTCTCCGGAACGGGTTGGTACGAGTGGAACTGCATCGTGTAGACGGCGCGGCCCTGAGTGCGT
This genomic interval carries:
- the rpsS gene encoding 30S ribosomal protein S19, which encodes MARSLKKGPFVDQHLVAKVERAAKSGDKRVIRTWSRRSTIIPEMVGQTLAVHDGRKHVPVYITESMVGHKLGEFAPTRTFRGHAGARAARKQ
- the rplB gene encoding 50S ribosomal protein L2, with translation MAVKKYKPTSPGRRFRTVSDFSDVTTSTPEKSLIDKQAGTGGRNSYGRVTSRHRGGGHKRRYRIIDFRRNKDGIPASVASIEYDPNRNSRIALLNYHDGEKRYILAPLRLTVGDRVESGPGAEIKPGNALPLRNIPAGTLVHAVEMRPGGGAKLGRSAGTSIQLIAKEAGFALLRLPSGEIRNVPLDCRATVGQVGNPEAELVKSGKAGQKRWQGVRPQSRGVAMNPVDHPLGGGEGKSSGGRHPVSPWGKPEGRTRKKNKGSDKLIVRRRSKKGKR
- the rpsJ gene encoding 30S ribosomal protein S10, which gives rise to MRIRLKAYDHEVVDESARKIAETVIRTQAKIRGPLPLPTEIHRYCVVRGPHVHKDSREHFEMRIHKRLLDILEPTAKTVDSLMRLDLPAGVEVEIKT
- the rpsQ gene encoding 30S ribosomal protein S17, producing the protein MTDRATRKIRTGIVISDGRDKTVTVEIADSTRHVMYQKTVRSSKRLHAHDEANEARVGDTVKVMETRPLSKTKRWRVIEIVERAR
- the rpsC gene encoding 30S ribosomal protein S3; this encodes MGQKIHPYGLRLGIVTDWKSRWYSEKDYASQVLEDARIRKLLSDEMQRGAVSRVEIERIGDKKVQIDIHTARPGVVIGRSGTEVDRLRTMLESLTKREIKINVIEVQDPETDAQLLARGIADQLQGRVSFRRAMKRAVQTAMKAGAQGVRVQASGRLGGSDMGRREWYREGRVPLQTLRADVDFGLATAATTVGSIGIKVWVYKGDVVPSLSATREKIAAEAALATGGPASRRAPAKARAEQAAGERPRGLIEAGGGKRLVEAGGGKRLVEAGGGRRPEPGPTRRVDAESALSDLEEERETAGETLDVSDEDIVLEEKNVAAAATEAETAAETADSAVAEEEQE
- the tuf gene encoding elongation factor Tu, with the translated sequence MGKEKFERSKPHVNVGTMGHIDHGKTTLTAAITKVLAESGVGGSNRFTAFDEIDKAPEERERGITIAIAHVEYETANRHYAHVDMPGHADYVKNMITGAAQVDGAILVVSAADGPMPQTREHVLLARQVGVPFIVVFLNKVDMVDDPELLDLVELEVRDLLTEYEYPGDEVPVVRGSALKALEGDGEAAGQVMELMAAVDSYIPEPERDVDKPFQMPIEDVFSITGRGTVVTGRVEQGILRVGAEAEIVGIRATQKTTVTGVEMFRKLLDEARAGDNVGLLLRGIGKEDVERGQVVCAPGSITPHTDFSAQVYVLTKEEGGRHNPFFSGYRPQFYFRTTDITGSITLPEGTQMVMPGDNTEMTVELIHAIAMEDGLRFAIREGGRTVGAGRVVKIIK
- the rplW gene encoding 50S ribosomal protein L23, which codes for MVKNPRDLIIEPVVSEKSYDQIEDDNTYTFIVDRRTTKTEIKEAVEQIFNVKVVRVNTMNRKGKRKRTGYTIGKRAASKRALVTLAEGQEIDIFGV
- the rplC gene encoding 50S ribosomal protein L3, which gives rise to MKAILGEKLGMTQIFDDESQAVPVTVIKAGPCRVVQIKRPETDGYAAIQIAYREMPERRANKPTAGHFKRAGLTPHRHLVEVRVDDADAYKLGQEISIADVLVKGSRADVAGVSRGKGFQGVIKRHNFAGQGASHGTHRVHRAPGSIGACATPSRVFKGMKLPGRMGGEKTTILNLEVVEVDAKRGLLMLRGAVPGAKGAVLLVREAVKAIG
- the rplP gene encoding 50S ribosomal protein L16, which codes for MLMPKRSKWRKEQRGHMRGAAKGGTQVYFGDYGLQALEPGWITSRQIESARVAMTRYIKRGGKVWINIFPHKPVTQKPAETRMGSGKGNPEFWVAVVRPGRVMFELAGVPEDLAREAMRLAGHKLPIRTKFVKREEQ
- the rplD gene encoding 50S ribosomal protein L4, with amino-acid sequence MADAPVARKYDSSGKQTGEMKLDASIFGIEPNLPVMHQVVTAQLAALRSGSANTKTRAEVRGGGKKPWRQKGLGRARHGSIRSPQWRGGGVVHGPKPRDYSQRTPKKMRRLALYSALSTRAGDGEIRIVDSIEWEAPKTKSAAALLAGMGVEGKVAIVVEASDGVVAQSVRNLPQVLVITPDQLNTYDVLWAETLIFTSDTIQSVGAGAATASAVADDAGGES
- the rplV gene encoding 50S ribosomal protein L22, with the protein product MNVQARASYIRQSPFKVRQVLDIVRGLPVEEARQVLDFTNRRAADPVRKVLESAIANAFHNHALDAAELRVVEAFADEGPTLKRIKARARGRATQILKRTSHITIVVGDQRNAEES
- the rpmC gene encoding 50S ribosomal protein L29, translating into MKPADLRDLPYDELKGKLDAAKEELFNLRFQVATNQLDNTARLRTIRREAARIATIMREQEIEAYYEIKEQGDD
- the rplN gene encoding 50S ribosomal protein L14 yields the protein MIGQESRLKVADNTGAREVLCIRVLGGSGRRYAGIGDVIVATVKDAIPGGTVKRGEVVQAVVVRTHKERRRADGTYIRFDDNACVILNEQQQPRGTRIFGPVGRELRDKKFMRIVSLAPEVI